In Toxotes jaculatrix isolate fToxJac2 chromosome 11, fToxJac2.pri, whole genome shotgun sequence, a single genomic region encodes these proteins:
- the LOC121189879 gene encoding transmembrane protein 229b-like: METRKLNTRRTQASYDQGTSVENEAPAEPHGGSSSHPLSALVRLYVYALHGCLCEVAFTAVWDWFSTQDRRLAGHSSLWALPMYATAIYLMESLRAWLLAQHQPLPVRLMVYTLFIYLWEFSWGAGLRLLRACPWDYSGYRYNLGGLVTLEYALPWAVAAFIAEQHVIRNTLRIRLHS; the protein is encoded by the exons ATGGAAACGAGAAAACTAAATACAAGGAGAACGCAAGCTAGTTATGACCAAG GGACCAGTGTTGAAAATGAAGCACCAGCAGAGCCACATGGCGGCAGCTCCAGtcaccctctctctgctctAGTTCGTCTCTATGTGTATGCACTGCATGGCTGCCTGTGTGAGGTGGCCTTCACTGCTGTGTGGGACTGGTTCAGCACCCAGGACAGGAGGCTGGCAGGTCACAGCAGCCTGTGGGCACTGCCTATGTATGCCACTGCAATCTACCTCATGGAGAGCCTGCGAGCGTGGCTACTGGCTCAGCATCAGCCACTGCCTGTGCGTCTCATGGTCTACACCCTGTTCATCTACTTATGGGAGTTCAGCTGGGGAGCAGGGCTGAGGCTGCTGAGAGCCTGTCCCTGGGACTACTCAGGTTATAGGTACAACCTGGGAGGACTGGTCACTCTGGAGTATGCACTACCCTGGGCTGTGGCAGCATTTATAGCTGAGCAGCATGTGATCAGGAACACACTGAGGATTAGACTGCACAGCTGA
- the haao gene encoding 3-hydroxyanthranilate 3,4-dioxygenase, which yields MSNSPLLVNVEGWIAENQNAFLPPVCNKLMHFSQLNIMFVGGPNTRKDYHIEEGEELFYQLRGDMCLKVIENGKHKDVHIREGEMFLLPARIPHSPQRQANTVGLVVERRRLLTETDCLRYYVDKTTDVLFEKWFYCQDLGTQLVPIIKEFMASKQCKTGKPDPNEVFREPPFQMNTMNVMSPFSFKDWLDKQRPLLASGRPVDMFGAQFETEAIVFGPGLTETTVPQSDVWIWQLEGSSRVSLNEQEFTLSAGESLLIPEQSQYQWKRDERTVALFVVQNPERKRP from the exons ATGAGCAACAGTCCTCTTCTTGTGAATGTGGAAGGCTGGATTGCAGAGAACCAGAATGCTTTTCTGCCACCAGTTTGCAACAAGCTCAT GCACTTTTCCCAGTTGAATATCATGTTTGTGGGAGGTCCAAATACCAGGAAGGATTATCATAttgaggaaggggaggag CTGTTCTACCAGCTGAGGGGAGACATGTGTCTGAAGGTGATTGAAAATGGCAAACACAAGGATGTGCacatcagagagggagag ATGTTCCTGCTGCCAGCTCGGATCCCCCACTCACCACAGAGACAGGCCAACACTGTGGGACTGGTGGTGGAGAGGAGACGGCTGCTGACTGAGACTGACTGCCTGAG GTACTATGTGGACAAGACCACTGATGTCCTGTTTGAGAAATGGTTCTACTGTCAGGATCTGGGAACTCAACTAGTGCCAATAATCAAAGA GTTCATGGCATCAAAGCAGTGTAAAACAGGAAAACCTGATCCAA ATGAAGTCTTCAGGGAGCCTCCGTTCCAAATGAACACCATGAACGTGATGTCGCCCTTCTCCTTCAAAGACTGGCTGGACAAACAGAGGCCATTGCTGGCCAGTGGCAGGCCCGTCGACATGTTTGGAGCTCAGTTTGAGACAGAG GCCATAGTGTTTGGACCTGGGCTGACTGAGACAACAGTTCCACAAAGTGATGTGTGGATTTGGCAGCTG gaggGATCCTCGAGAGTGTCTCTGAATGAGCAGGAGTTCActctctctgcaggagagaGTTTACTTATTCCTGAACAGAGCCA GTACCAGtggaagagagatgagaggaccGTTGCCCTGTTTGTGGTTCAAAACCCTGAGCGGAAGAGACCCTGA